The Thermodesulfobium sp. 4217-1 genome contains a region encoding:
- a CDS encoding adenylosuccinate synthase, producing MPGVVIVGAQWGDEGKGKITDWLAQRMNLIVRYQGGDNAGHTVVVGDKEYKFHNIPSGILYSDKKCIIGNGAVLNLWMLHKEVEGLKERGHECKNLFISTRTHLILPFHPIIDKWKDQTPNGKVIGTTGRGIGPTYMDKYGRVGIRMGDLYCSESDLKDLLYKSYEEKVKLYSNFVDLSVINIDSIFSELLRFKEYFADHVIDSVYEINDALKNGQKVLFEGAQGTLLDLDHGTYPFVTSSHPTAGGACMGSGVGPKYINGIIGIAKAYTTRVGEGPFPTELFDDMGERMRQKGHEFGTTTGRPRRTGWLDAVILRYSSIVNSLDGFALTKLDVLDDLDTLKIAYAYKLKSGKIIDRIPSCMSDLYNVELLYEEVPGWKTDTTKVERFEDLPENAIKYIKKIEELSKTPVLFVSIGAKRSQTLINDDSILKKLGI from the coding sequence ATGCCAGGAGTTGTTATTGTAGGAGCGCAATGGGGAGATGAAGGAAAAGGCAAGATTACTGATTGGCTCGCTCAGAGAATGAATCTTATCGTTAGATACCAAGGAGGAGATAACGCGGGTCACACGGTAGTAGTTGGTGATAAAGAATATAAATTTCACAATATACCATCAGGGATTTTATATTCTGACAAGAAGTGCATAATAGGTAACGGAGCAGTCCTAAACCTATGGATGCTACACAAAGAAGTTGAGGGCTTGAAAGAAAGAGGCCACGAATGCAAGAACCTTTTTATAAGCACAAGAACTCATTTGATTTTGCCATTTCATCCAATTATAGATAAGTGGAAGGATCAAACTCCAAACGGCAAGGTGATTGGAACTACAGGTAGGGGCATCGGACCTACGTATATGGATAAATATGGCAGAGTGGGAATAAGAATGGGAGATCTCTACTGCTCAGAGTCTGATCTGAAAGACCTATTGTACAAATCTTATGAAGAAAAGGTTAAACTTTATAGCAATTTCGTAGATCTTAGCGTAATAAACATTGATTCAATTTTTTCAGAATTGCTCAGATTTAAGGAGTACTTTGCTGATCACGTAATTGATTCAGTTTACGAAATAAACGATGCTTTGAAAAATGGACAAAAGGTTTTATTTGAAGGAGCTCAGGGTACGCTATTAGATCTCGACCATGGAACGTATCCATTTGTAACATCGTCACACCCGACCGCTGGGGGCGCATGTATGGGCTCAGGAGTAGGTCCAAAATATATCAATGGCATAATTGGTATAGCAAAGGCTTACACCACAAGGGTTGGTGAGGGACCATTTCCAACAGAACTATTTGATGACATGGGCGAAAGAATGAGACAAAAAGGCCATGAATTTGGCACTACCACAGGAAGGCCCAGAAGGACTGGCTGGCTGGATGCTGTGATATTGCGCTATAGCTCAATCGTAAACTCCCTTGATGGCTTTGCCCTGACCAAACTTGACGTTTTAGACGATTTGGATACGCTAAAAATCGCTTATGCGTATAAATTAAAATCTGGCAAGATTATAGATAGAATACCATCCTGTATGTCAGATCTGTACAATGTGGAATTGCTATATGAAGAAGTGCCAGGCTGGAAAACCGATACCACTAAAGTAGAGAGGTTTGAGGACTTGCCTGAAAATGCTATCAAATATATAAAAAAGATTGAAGAGCTATCAAAAACTCCTGTATTATTTGTAAGTATAGGTGCCAAGAGATCTCAGACGCTTATAAATGACGATTCAATCTTAAAAAAATTAGGGATATAG
- a CDS encoding amidohydrolase: MQNKLNSLQSIFEYVVEMRRYFHMHPELGLEEFNTQARIISELTSFGLRPGKIGDTGVICEVTGNGPKRVAIRADMDALPIDDVIDKPYKSNNPNVCHACGHDGHTAMLLGVAKFFSENIDLLHGNIRLIFQPNEEKVPIGGAKRLIEEGVLDGVDTIIGAHLWQPIECGKIGISYDRLMACADEFTINVSGRGGHGSMPHQTVDPIITGAQIILALKMVTATSIDPLENAVLSIGLFNSGSAFNIIPDKSLVKGTVRTFSQEVREIMFRRIEEICEGICASNGAKYTLEPIFGYPSLINHKNIVKIIENSAIEAIGEENVQHIKPVMGAEDFSYYLQKIKGAFFFIGAGNAAKGIVYPHHHPHFDIDEDALMVGLKVFVNSAMKLLE; this comes from the coding sequence GTGCAGAACAAATTGAACTCTTTACAAAGCATTTTTGAATATGTAGTAGAGATGAGAAGATATTTTCACATGCATCCAGAGCTTGGGTTGGAAGAGTTTAATACTCAAGCAAGGATAATATCAGAATTAACAAGTTTTGGACTAAGGCCAGGAAAGATTGGGGATACTGGCGTAATCTGTGAAGTTACAGGAAATGGTCCTAAGAGGGTTGCTATAAGGGCAGATATGGATGCCTTGCCCATAGATGATGTAATTGATAAGCCCTATAAATCAAACAATCCCAATGTGTGCCACGCATGCGGCCACGATGGACACACCGCAATGCTTTTAGGAGTAGCCAAATTTTTCTCTGAGAATATAGATTTGTTGCATGGCAATATAAGGCTTATATTCCAGCCAAATGAAGAAAAAGTACCCATTGGCGGCGCCAAAAGGTTAATTGAAGAAGGAGTATTGGATGGGGTAGACACTATCATTGGCGCGCATCTATGGCAACCGATTGAATGTGGCAAGATAGGAATTAGTTATGACAGGCTGATGGCTTGTGCAGATGAATTTACTATTAATGTTAGCGGTCGCGGAGGGCATGGGTCGATGCCTCATCAGACTGTAGATCCAATAATTACAGGGGCTCAAATTATTCTTGCACTTAAAATGGTTACAGCTACAAGCATAGATCCTTTGGAAAATGCAGTTTTGTCCATTGGACTTTTCAACTCTGGCTCTGCCTTTAACATAATTCCTGATAAATCTCTCGTAAAGGGGACTGTTAGAACATTCTCCCAAGAAGTCAGAGAGATAATGTTTCGACGCATTGAAGAAATCTGTGAGGGAATATGTGCCTCAAACGGAGCAAAATATACTCTGGAGCCTATCTTTGGTTATCCGTCTCTGATAAACCACAAAAACATTGTGAAAATAATTGAAAATTCTGCTATCGAAGCTATCGGAGAGGAAAACGTCCAACATATTAAGCCTGTGATGGGCGCTGAAGATTTTTCTTATTATCTGCAGAAAATAAAGGGCGCTTTCTTTTTTATTGGAGCAGGCAATGCAGCAAAAGGTATAGTATATCCTCATCATCATCCTCATTTCGACATTGATGAGGACGCTCTAATGGTAGGTCTTAAGGTTTTTGTTAACTCTGCAATGAAGCTTTTGGAATAA
- a CDS encoding DUF3311 domain-containing protein — translation MKALKFVLTLIPFVWTIAMIPFVNTVKPIVLGLPFLAFWLVAGIFVAFVCLSIIYKIDTNNSNG, via the coding sequence ATGAAAGCTTTAAAGTTCGTTTTGACTCTAATTCCGTTTGTTTGGACAATTGCAATGATCCCTTTCGTGAACACAGTAAAGCCAATCGTATTGGGTCTTCCATTTTTAGCTTTTTGGCTGGTAGCAGGCATATTTGTAGCATTTGTATGTCTTAGCATTATCTACAAAATTGATACAAATAATTCAAATGGATAG
- a CDS encoding 5-formyltetrahydrofolate cyclo-ligase — MEKILIREEILKRRETLNSNLRESLSSSICSMIIKSFFYLESRSLMLYSSIKGEVDLGILYNDALNRHKSVYLPTVSLRSLKINPVQCFVDTIWEKGPYGILEPMYKPSRLKSKKLDLIFIPGVAFDRNSNRLGFGKGFYDKFLKNMPNTTLKIGVAFDFQIVDAIKSDPWDIKMDIIVTEKGFLCRGES, encoded by the coding sequence ATGGAAAAAATATTAATTAGAGAAGAGATTCTTAAAAGAAGAGAGACGCTGAACTCAAACTTGAGAGAATCTCTGAGCTCTTCTATCTGCTCGATGATTATAAAGAGCTTTTTTTATCTGGAATCAAGGAGTTTAATGCTTTATTCTTCAATCAAAGGAGAAGTTGATCTCGGGATTCTTTACAACGATGCCCTAAATAGACATAAAAGCGTATATTTGCCTACTGTTTCATTAAGAAGTTTAAAGATCAATCCTGTTCAGTGCTTTGTGGATACTATATGGGAAAAGGGACCCTATGGTATCCTTGAGCCAATGTATAAGCCAAGCAGATTAAAATCAAAAAAGTTAGACTTAATATTCATTCCAGGCGTGGCTTTTGACCGAAATTCAAATAGACTCGGCTTTGGAAAAGGTTTCTACGACAAATTTTTGAAAAATATGCCTAATACGACTTTGAAAATTGGTGTAGCCTTTGATTTTCAGATAGTTGATGCCATAAAATCAGATCCATGGGACATAAAAATGGACATCATAGTTACCGAGAAAGGATTTCTCTGCAGGGGAGAGTCTTGA
- the thrC gene encoding threonine synthase: MFYNSTRGMEKKLTSSQVILQGLSKDGGLFVPEDIPTVDIQDFEHIKGYKDIAFIILKKFLTDYSDEEIKSCIEKAYSINKFDSHDVTPIFTLQEGCSVTELWHGPTQAFKDIALQIMPLLLSIAKEKNNIKNEIVILVATSGDTGKAALEGYRDVLGTKIIVFFPHNGVSEVQRLQMVTQEGSNTFSYAVNGNFDDVQNTVKSIFNNKSLNNRLLQNGIELSSANSINWGRLAPQIVYYFYSYVQGLQKGLFNKGSEINFVVPTGNFGNILAGYYAKKMGLPIKKLICASNSNNVLTDFINTGVYDRKRNFYKTISPSMDILISSNLERLLYELSEKDSEYISNLMAQLKDSGKYKIEASIHDKIKDLFWADWADDETTKKQIYKDFVDNKYLLDTHTAVGRAVYLKYINLTKDATPTFILSTANPYKFSISIYEALFGKPEASKSEFDLMYEIEEKTATPIPMPLKSLKGKNMLHKGIIDKENMEDEILKILGINS, encoded by the coding sequence ATGTTTTATAACAGCACAAGAGGAATGGAGAAAAAATTAACCTCTTCACAGGTGATACTTCAAGGGCTATCTAAAGATGGAGGGCTTTTCGTTCCAGAAGATATCCCAACTGTAGATATCCAAGATTTTGAGCACATAAAAGGCTATAAAGATATCGCTTTTATAATCCTAAAAAAATTCCTAACAGATTATTCTGATGAAGAGATAAAGAGCTGCATAGAAAAGGCTTATAGCATTAATAAATTTGACAGTCATGACGTCACACCTATATTTACCTTGCAGGAAGGTTGTTCAGTAACCGAACTGTGGCATGGTCCTACTCAGGCCTTCAAGGATATCGCACTTCAAATAATGCCGCTGCTGTTGTCCATTGCCAAAGAAAAAAATAATATAAAAAATGAAATAGTTATCTTGGTAGCCACCTCTGGGGATACAGGCAAGGCTGCTCTTGAGGGCTATAGAGACGTATTGGGTACTAAAATAATAGTTTTCTTTCCGCATAATGGCGTGAGTGAAGTCCAAAGACTGCAAATGGTCACGCAGGAAGGTTCGAATACCTTTTCTTATGCAGTAAATGGAAATTTTGATGACGTTCAGAATACTGTAAAATCAATTTTCAACAATAAGAGTCTAAATAACAGATTGCTTCAAAATGGCATTGAGCTCTCTTCTGCAAATTCAATAAACTGGGGTAGACTGGCGCCTCAAATCGTATATTATTTTTATTCATACGTTCAGGGCTTACAAAAAGGTTTGTTCAATAAAGGTTCAGAAATAAATTTCGTAGTTCCAACTGGAAATTTTGGAAATATATTGGCTGGTTATTATGCAAAGAAAATGGGTTTGCCGATTAAGAAGCTTATCTGCGCATCCAATAGCAATAACGTGCTTACTGACTTTATCAATACTGGGGTTTACGATAGAAAAAGAAATTTTTATAAGACTATCTCACCTTCAATGGACATTTTGATTTCAAGCAATCTTGAAAGGCTCTTGTACGAGCTGTCAGAGAAGGATTCAGAATACATCTCAAATTTGATGGCTCAGCTAAAGGACAGCGGCAAATATAAGATAGAAGCGTCTATACACGATAAGATAAAAGATCTGTTTTGGGCTGATTGGGCTGATGACGAAACCACAAAGAAACAAATCTATAAAGATTTTGTAGATAACAAATATCTTTTGGATACTCACACAGCTGTGGGTAGAGCAGTCTATTTAAAATATATTAATCTTACTAAAGATGCTACGCCGACATTTATCTTATCGACTGCAAACCCATATAAATTTTCAATAAGCATTTACGAAGCTCTATTTGGCAAGCCAGAAGCTAGCAAGAGCGAGTTTGATCTTATGTACGAGATTGAAGAAAAAACTGCCACTCCAATTCCTATGCCGCTAAAATCGCTAAAGGGGAAGAATATGTTGCATAAGGGAATAATAGACAAAGAAAATATGGAAGATGAGATATTGAAAATCTTAGGTATTAATTCATAA
- a CDS encoding sodium:solute symporter family protein, translating to MSNEFLALGIIFIFVFVTTIVGMLPGMKEKLNLEGWAIGGRGFGRWLSWFILAGEIYTAFAFLGASGWAYARGGPTFYILGYGALAYVVGYYVLPKISPIGKKFGLMTQPDLVQHIYDSKPLGILTAVIGVLFLLPYLQLQLTGLGIIIQTCSYGLITKVPAMLIAFTLVAIFVYLSGLKGVATTAIIKDVVMIIAVVFFGLYLPFHFYGNLGNMFDALDAAKPGFLALPGGTKVLDVSWVMSTLVLTSLGFYMWPHFSANSFSAKSPEVLRHNAVFLPLYQICLLFPMLIGFTALLILPGLSNPDMSFMVMVQKVFPGWALGLVGGAGALACMIPASDLILNTSMIFTRNIYCRGFNPDADHPHQKFVARIIVFIVTATALCLAIFAPNLLVNLLLIGYSGVTQFFPMIVLGLFWKRSTKIASFCGLIVGEILVVYLTLNKLDPVAILGLHLNAGFVALMVNLIIFIVISIFTSNNDDLIAKEKRLNAL from the coding sequence ATGTCAAATGAATTCTTAGCCTTAGGAATTATTTTTATTTTTGTTTTTGTTACAACCATTGTAGGGATGCTACCTGGTATGAAAGAAAAGCTAAATTTAGAAGGTTGGGCTATAGGTGGCAGAGGATTTGGCAGATGGCTCAGCTGGTTTATTTTAGCAGGAGAAATATATACTGCCTTTGCCTTTCTTGGTGCGAGTGGATGGGCATATGCAAGAGGCGGACCTACTTTTTACATATTGGGCTACGGTGCTCTTGCATATGTAGTAGGATATTATGTTCTTCCAAAGATTTCGCCAATAGGTAAGAAATTTGGTTTAATGACTCAGCCCGATTTGGTTCAGCATATTTACGACAGCAAGCCATTGGGAATACTAACCGCTGTAATTGGGGTACTATTTCTTCTACCATATCTTCAGCTTCAGTTAACTGGTTTAGGCATCATTATTCAAACTTGCTCTTATGGCCTGATTACTAAAGTTCCCGCAATGTTGATAGCTTTTACCCTTGTGGCTATATTTGTTTATCTTAGCGGTCTCAAAGGAGTCGCTACTACTGCTATTATCAAGGATGTGGTTATGATTATTGCTGTAGTATTTTTCGGTTTATATTTACCATTTCATTTCTATGGAAATCTTGGAAATATGTTTGATGCATTGGATGCTGCAAAGCCAGGCTTTTTGGCTCTTCCTGGCGGGACAAAAGTTCTGGATGTGAGCTGGGTGATGTCTACGCTGGTACTCACAAGCTTGGGCTTCTATATGTGGCCGCACTTTTCTGCAAACAGCTTTAGCGCAAAAAGTCCTGAAGTTTTAAGACACAATGCAGTTTTTCTTCCTCTGTACCAAATATGCTTGCTCTTTCCAATGCTTATTGGCTTTACTGCACTTTTAATTTTGCCTGGTCTAAGTAACCCTGATATGTCATTTATGGTAATGGTTCAAAAAGTTTTTCCAGGATGGGCTCTTGGTCTGGTCGGCGGCGCTGGTGCCTTAGCCTGTATGATTCCTGCGTCCGATCTCATATTGAATACCTCGATGATTTTTACTAGGAATATTTATTGTAGAGGCTTTAACCCTGATGCAGATCACCCACATCAGAAATTTGTGGCAAGAATTATTGTTTTTATAGTTACCGCTACAGCTCTTTGTTTGGCTATATTTGCTCCAAATTTACTGGTCAACCTTCTTTTAATAGGATATTCTGGAGTTACCCAATTTTTCCCAATGATCGTTCTGGGATTGTTCTGGAAGAGATCTACAAAGATTGCTTCATTTTGCGGCTTAATTGTTGGAGAGATTTTAGTAGTATATCTAACGCTAAACAAGCTAGATCCCGTAGCAATACTTGGGCTTCATCTAAATGCAGGTTTTGTAGCTTTAATGGTAAACTTAATTATATTTATAGTTATAAGCATTTTTACTTCTAATAATGATGATCTTATTGCTAAAGAAAAAAGATTAAACGCATTATAA
- a CDS encoding asparaginase: MKKVVIVATGGTIAMKKNDAGKSIPAVSGEELIGSIPGIREIADFEVVNFSNFASCNMKPENLLKLANKIRDIFKNKDISGIIVTHGTDTIEDSAFFLELTVDNERPIIFTAAQRDASEFDSDGPRNIINAARIAIDEGANNRGVMVSLNEEIFGALYVSKKHTSNVRTFSSGNMGIIGYADVDRICFYNNQRSRLKFDIPDNFPNVVPILAYTGMTSDIIEFCIKNGAKGIVIEAFGRGNVPPELEDGVLMAIERKIPVVITSRCHNGRVLPVYSYKGGSSRLKDFGCIFSEGISTAKSRLLLGLALTQTNEHSKIQDIFNKVIC, translated from the coding sequence ATGAAAAAGGTAGTGATTGTAGCAACTGGAGGAACCATTGCAATGAAAAAGAATGATGCAGGAAAATCAATTCCTGCGGTTTCTGGCGAAGAGCTTATTGGCAGCATTCCTGGTATTAGAGAAATTGCGGATTTTGAAGTTGTGAATTTTAGTAATTTTGCAAGTTGTAACATGAAACCAGAAAATTTGTTAAAGCTCGCTAATAAAATTAGAGATATATTTAAAAATAAAGATATAAGTGGGATAATTGTGACTCATGGCACAGATACCATTGAGGATAGCGCCTTCTTTCTGGAGCTAACTGTAGATAACGAGAGACCAATAATATTCACGGCTGCTCAAAGGGATGCATCCGAATTTGATTCAGATGGTCCAAGAAATATAATAAATGCAGCAAGAATAGCTATCGATGAGGGCGCAAACAATAGGGGGGTAATGGTATCTCTAAACGAAGAAATATTTGGAGCCCTATACGTTTCCAAAAAACACACAAGCAATGTTAGGACATTTAGCTCAGGCAACATGGGTATTATTGGATATGCAGATGTGGACAGGATTTGCTTCTACAATAACCAGAGATCCAGATTAAAGTTTGATATTCCTGACAATTTCCCAAATGTCGTGCCAATTTTAGCGTATACAGGCATGACTTCAGATATTATAGAATTTTGCATCAAAAATGGCGCAAAAGGTATTGTAATTGAAGCATTTGGGCGCGGAAACGTTCCACCTGAGTTAGAAGATGGGGTATTAATGGCCATAGAGCGAAAGATTCCCGTTGTAATAACCTCGAGGTGTCACAATGGCAGGGTATTGCCAGTATACTCATACAAAGGCGGATCGAGTAGGCTAAAGGATTTTGGCTGTATATTTTCAGAAGGAATTTCTACAGCGAAATCGCGTTTGCTTTTGGGTCTGGCGCTCACTCAGACAAATGAACATTCAAAGATTCAGGATATTTTCAATAAAGTTATTTGTTGA
- a CDS encoding biotin--[acetyl-CoA-carboxylase] ligase, with protein MKGPKNILFLKETGSTQDTLRDWIRKYSLFPVIVSSEQTNGRGQRGSVWQSNKGGLWFSLSLGETLNFKESLLPLICSYSVLKVLEKMGSDPLIKWPNDIILMGKKVSGILVEKFSFKGSFYYICGFGINVNNEINVENIRYPAINLKSVFNDHIGINELLMDILDVFENIIDNFSLSFFDMILKDINKKLYLKNEFVQLEKNSETISNVILDSIGSQGELVYILNGEYCSMYSGRIIF; from the coding sequence TTGAAAGGGCCTAAAAATATACTATTTTTAAAGGAAACTGGAAGCACACAAGACACATTAAGGGATTGGATCAGAAAATACAGTCTCTTTCCTGTGATAGTCTCATCTGAACAAACGAATGGAAGAGGTCAAAGAGGCTCAGTCTGGCAATCAAACAAGGGCGGGTTGTGGTTCTCACTCTCGCTTGGTGAGACTTTAAATTTCAAAGAGTCTTTGTTGCCGCTTATTTGCTCATATTCTGTTTTGAAAGTTTTAGAGAAGATGGGCTCAGATCCTCTTATAAAATGGCCAAATGATATTATTCTGATGGGGAAAAAGGTTTCAGGGATACTTGTAGAAAAATTTAGTTTTAAGGGTTCGTTTTATTATATCTGCGGATTTGGAATAAACGTAAATAATGAAATAAACGTTGAGAATATACGATATCCAGCTATCAATTTAAAATCAGTATTTAATGATCACATAGGTATAAATGAGCTCTTAATGGATATCTTAGATGTTTTTGAAAATATTATAGATAATTTTTCACTTAGTTTTTTTGATATGATATTAAAGGATATAAACAAAAAGCTTTATCTAAAGAATGAATTTGTTCAACTTGAGAAAAACAGTGAAACAATTTCTAATGTAATTTTAGATTCAATTGGATCTCAGGGAGAATTGGTTTATATTTTAAACGGTGAATATTGTTCTATGTATTCTGGAAGAATTATTTTTTAA
- a CDS encoding diguanylate cyclase, with protein sequence MTSFHNSKLIVEEDARSLASSYANQISTRLDSKFNTLEFIGNLLLINKSSKDVVDKEIVNFVSYLVKFYPETPAFSIYSGDNKIIFTTLPNIKNVPEINFFPLNKNPNYQLGLVHIGYFHNEVLNERYILRDSAGKPIYFIRTVYFLKNLLSSNIKDQDFHFIVIDLRNNTQLGSLYNGIVTTNLSNINGNEIIVGVPGYPFEIKAVYPQELIWQTYINTSLKRWLLEGFILIFILLLNIYFLFYINRREREKRNLQRIIDFGSVLSQVNQLVANVQDESVLYQSICDIAIEFGHLKLSFIARPDENGVFRILAASGETDYAHSVFISSNPNIPEGQGSSGRTWREKAPNYVQSFEKELFTSPWRDLAKKSGIKSSATIPIFRNNDIWANFSVYHANKNVFTGDLKNLLEELSRDISIGLDRLDYRKREKETSEIRKSIIENALVGIALVKDRTFLQVNPKYAQIFGYADPQDLIGKPTKTLFYDDEEYERVGKIYNDLLMNKKTELMEIRQKGLNNKQIICEATANVIDEDEKIAIWTVQDITEKKTYLEKLRQSEQDYRKLFEDHSAVKLLIDPENGDIFDANYAAANYYGYDRSDLIKMNISDLNALPQDEVAKEMAKADKKDKTHFEFRHRRADGSIRDVEVFSNSIQMSGKRLLHSIIFDITERKRAQSELERAYFLLNNIIENLPDATFVINIEGKVLAWNKSMEILTKMKKEDILGKNYLEYSKLFYHDPQPLLIDLILNADEEFIKENYKIIYRFEDIIYAESYAPNIFDYKGAYMFIATSKLKDRNGKTIGAIESIRDISDSKMMEEKLHELSIKDSLTDSYNRRYFQERLEEEIDRTKRNNIPFSLIMLDIDDFKAINDNYGHIVGDKVLVEIVKFVKNRIRKTDFIARWGGEEFMILLTNTDLHYTEKLAIELKNGMSKLDIPEIDFVSASFGVTSYHQSDTVNSITKRVDDLMYAAKAAGKNCVKCDLNDANN encoded by the coding sequence ATGACTAGCTTTCATAATTCCAAATTAATCGTTGAAGAGGATGCTAGAAGTTTAGCTTCTTCATACGCAAATCAGATATCCACAAGATTGGATTCGAAGTTTAATACGCTTGAATTCATTGGAAATTTATTGCTAATAAATAAATCATCTAAAGATGTCGTTGATAAAGAAATAGTCAATTTTGTTAGTTATTTAGTTAAATTTTATCCTGAGACACCAGCTTTTAGCATATATTCGGGGGACAATAAAATTATTTTTACTACCCTTCCAAATATTAAAAATGTTCCAGAAATAAATTTTTTCCCTCTTAATAAGAACCCAAATTATCAGCTTGGATTGGTTCACATAGGTTACTTTCACAATGAGGTTCTTAACGAGAGATATATTCTAAGGGATTCAGCTGGCAAGCCCATCTATTTTATTCGCACAGTTTATTTTCTAAAAAATTTGCTATCTAGCAATATAAAAGACCAAGACTTTCATTTTATAGTTATAGACTTGAGAAATAATACTCAATTAGGCAGCCTTTATAATGGCATAGTTACAACTAACCTATCAAATATTAATGGGAATGAAATAATAGTAGGCGTTCCTGGATATCCATTTGAGATAAAGGCGGTTTATCCTCAGGAATTGATATGGCAAACTTATATAAATACTTCGTTAAAAAGATGGCTTCTTGAAGGATTTATATTAATTTTTATATTGCTATTGAATATTTATTTTTTATTTTATATAAATAGAAGAGAAAGAGAGAAAAGAAATCTACAGAGGATTATTGATTTTGGATCTGTTCTTTCACAGGTAAATCAGCTGGTTGCAAACGTTCAAGATGAGTCAGTTTTATATCAGTCAATATGTGATATTGCTATAGAATTTGGTCATTTGAAGCTATCATTTATAGCAAGGCCAGACGAAAATGGTGTTTTTCGAATTCTTGCTGCAAGTGGTGAAACAGATTATGCTCATTCTGTATTTATCTCTTCAAATCCTAACATCCCTGAGGGTCAAGGCTCATCTGGACGAACATGGAGAGAGAAGGCACCAAACTATGTCCAATCATTTGAAAAAGAGCTTTTTACATCTCCCTGGAGAGATTTGGCAAAGAAGTCTGGCATAAAGTCAAGCGCTACCATTCCAATATTTAGAAACAATGATATATGGGCTAACTTTTCTGTATATCATGCAAATAAAAACGTTTTTACAGGTGATTTAAAAAATTTATTGGAAGAGCTCTCAAGAGATATATCAATTGGTTTAGATAGATTAGATTATAGAAAGAGAGAAAAGGAAACCTCAGAGATCAGAAAAAGTATTATTGAGAATGCCTTAGTTGGCATTGCACTCGTAAAAGACAGAACGTTTTTACAGGTAAATCCAAAATATGCCCAGATATTTGGTTATGCTGATCCCCAAGATCTCATAGGAAAGCCTACGAAAACATTGTTTTACGATGATGAAGAATATGAAAGAGTTGGTAAGATATATAATGATCTATTAATGAATAAAAAGACCGAACTAATGGAAATTCGTCAAAAAGGTCTGAATAATAAGCAGATAATTTGTGAGGCTACTGCCAATGTAATTGACGAGGATGAAAAAATTGCCATCTGGACTGTTCAAGACATTACTGAAAAGAAGACATACTTAGAAAAATTGCGACAAAGCGAACAGGATTACAGAAAATTGTTCGAGGATCACAGCGCAGTAAAACTCTTGATAGATCCTGAAAATGGAGATATATTCGATGCCAATTATGCTGCAGCTAATTATTATGGATATGATAGATCTGATTTAATAAAAATGAATATATCTGATTTGAACGCTCTGCCACAAGACGAAGTAGCAAAAGAGATGGCTAAAGCGGATAAAAAAGATAAAACTCACTTTGAATTCAGGCACAGAAGAGCTGATGGCTCAATTAGAGATGTCGAAGTTTTCAGCAATTCTATACAGATGTCAGGTAAAAGACTGTTGCACTCTATTATTTTCGACATTACAGAAAGAAAAAGAGCTCAATCTGAATTAGAAAGGGCGTATTTTCTTTTAAATAATATTATTGAAAACTTACCTGATGCTACTTTTGTTATAAATATCGAGGGAAAAGTTCTGGCGTGGAATAAATCTATGGAAATCCTAACAAAGATGAAAAAGGAAGATATATTAGGAAAAAATTATTTAGAATACTCAAAATTGTTTTATCACGATCCCCAACCATTGCTAATCGATCTAATTTTAAATGCAGATGAAGAATTTATAAAAGAAAATTATAAAATTATATATAGGTTTGAAGATATAATCTATGCAGAATCCTACGCTCCAAATATATTCGATTACAAAGGTGCATATATGTTTATAGCTACATCTAAATTGAAAGATAGAAATGGGAAAACAATTGGCGCAATCGAATCAATAAGAGATATCTCAGATAGCAAAATGATGGAAGAAAAATTACATGAGTTGTCCATCAAAGACTCTTTGACTGATTCTTACAATAGAAGGTATTTTCAAGAAAGGTTGGAAGAAGAGATTGATAGAACAAAGCGAAATAACATACCTTTTTCTTTAATAATGCTTGACATTGACGATTTTAAAGCCATTAACGATAATTACGGCCATATAGTTGGTGACAAGGTACTTGTAGAGATTGTAAAATTTGTAAAAAATAGAATTAGAAAAACTGATTTTATAGCCAGATGGGGCGGAGAAGAATTTATGATACTTCTCACAAATACCGATCTGCATTATACTGAAAAATTAGCTATTGAGCTGAAAAATGGAATGAGTAAATTAGATATTCCTGAAATTGATTTCGTATCTGCAAGCTTTGGGGTTACAAGTTATCATCAATCTGACACAGTTAACTCAATAACCAAAAGAGTCGATGACCTAATGTATGCCGCAAAAGCTGCTGGCAAAAACTGTGTAAAGTGCGATCTAAATGATGCAAATAACTAA